The following proteins are encoded in a genomic region of Rubrobacter xylanophilus DSM 9941:
- a CDS encoding helix-turn-helix domain-containing protein, producing the protein MVGDVEVDGERLRRLRRERALSQQGLKRIAGVAQSTISELESGKRSAKLRTVRILAEALGVEPKELMKQTRARSSQASRRGTAAEG; encoded by the coding sequence ATGGTGGGCGACGTCGAGGTTGACGGGGAGAGGTTAAGACGCCTGAGGCGGGAGCGTGCCCTAAGCCAACAAGGCCTCAAGCGGATAGCAGGGGTAGCGCAAAGTACAATCTCTGAACTTGAAAGTGGCAAACGCTCTGCCAAGCTGCGTACGGTGCGTATCCTCGCTGAAGCGTTGGGCGTAGAGCCCAAGGAATTGATGAAGCAGACGCGAGCGAGGAGTAGTCAGGCGTCGCGACGTGGAACAGCGGCTGAAGGATGA
- a CDS encoding putative quinol monooxygenase — translation MAYVVTAKWTAKEGEEETVLDAIRKLTPPSRSEPGNRYYQAARDPENPRVFFFYEIYDDEDAYKAHGASEHFQRYGFGQAIPALESRERAFYETIDP, via the coding sequence ATGGCTTATGTGGTCACGGCGAAGTGGACGGCGAAAGAAGGCGAGGAAGAAACGGTCCTCGACGCCATCAGGAAACTGACCCCGCCTTCCCGCAGCGAACCGGGGAACCGTTACTACCAGGCGGCCCGCGATCCGGAGAACCCACGGGTGTTCTTCTTCTACGAGATCTACGACGACGAGGACGCCTACAAGGCGCACGGCGCCTCCGAGCACTTCCAGAGGTACGGCTTCGGGCAGGCGATACCCGCCCTCGAGAGCCGCGAGCGTGCCTTCTACGAGACGATCGACCCCTGA
- a CDS encoding SDR family NAD(P)-dependent oxidoreductase: MAYTVSKWALRGLSRVASMELGPRGIRVNTVHPGYVETPMTASAPEAFLQANNAAAPLGRPGAVDEVAPLVVFLISDGSSYISGAEIPVDGGQWAHGGAKFLSDALQVTPTPEGG, from the coding sequence GTGGCCTACACTGTAAGCAAGTGGGCCCTGCGCGGCCTCTCGCGGGTGGCGAGCATGGAGCTTGGGCCGCGCGGCATCCGGGTCAACACGGTGCACCCGGGCTACGTCGAGACGCCGATGACCGCCTCGGCGCCGGAGGCGTTTCTGCAGGCGAACAACGCCGCGGCGCCGCTTGGGCGTCCGGGTGCCGTGGATGAGGTGGCACCGCTGGTGGTGTTCCTGATCTCTGACGGGTCCTCGTACATCAGCGGGGCGGAGATCCCGGTCGACGGGGGGCAGTGGGCGCACGGCGGCGCGAAGTTCCTCTCCGATGCACTGCAGGTAACGCCTACACCGGAGGGAGGTTGA
- a CDS encoding SDR family NAD(P)-dependent oxidoreductase: MGRVEGKTVVVTGAARGQGAAEAAALAREGATVIATDVAEEPAKPYPGVSYRRLDVSRPPPSPATTPWPTL; this comes from the coding sequence GTGGGGCGCGTAGAGGGCAAGACCGTCGTGGTGACCGGTGCCGCGCGCGGGCAGGGTGCGGCCGAGGCCGCGGCGCTTGCCCGCGAGGGCGCGACCGTCATCGCCACCGACGTGGCGGAGGAGCCAGCGAAACCCTATCCTGGCGTCTCCTACCGCCGGCTCGACGTCTCTCGCCCGCCGCCCTCACCGGCCACTACGCCGTGGCCTACACTGTAA
- a CDS encoding fumarylacetoacetate hydrolase family protein: MRIVRYETGGIERLGVVSGEEIGPLPEGTDVLDLLAADPEERDRIARTAEASVPLTGVRLLAPLQPPTLRDFVVFEEHVEGITRSVSEEGGVPEAWYEIPTFYFGNPYSVIGPQDPVAVPPGCEALDFELEVAAIIGRAGSNLAPEEARGHIAGYTILNDWSARDLQRHEMQIGLGPAKGKDFANTLGPWIVTSDELEPYRRDGRLHLEMEVFVNGEKLGDDTLANMAWSFEELVAYASRGTWVRPGDVLGSGTCGSGCLAELWGRVGRQEPPLLEPGDVVRMTVEGIGTIENRVVEGVSPVPIPRARPAAFRRMRSWGA; this comes from the coding sequence ATGCGTATCGTCCGGTATGAGACCGGCGGCATCGAGAGGCTGGGTGTCGTTTCGGGCGAGGAGATCGGGCCTTTGCCGGAGGGCACCGACGTGCTCGACCTGCTCGCCGCGGATCCCGAAGAACGAGACCGGATCGCCCGGACCGCGGAGGCATCGGTCCCGCTCACCGGGGTTCGGCTTCTCGCCCCGCTGCAGCCGCCCACCCTCAGGGACTTCGTCGTCTTCGAGGAGCATGTGGAGGGCATCACCAGGAGTGTCTCGGAGGAGGGGGGAGTGCCCGAGGCCTGGTACGAGATCCCCACCTTCTACTTCGGCAACCCCTACTCCGTGATCGGCCCCCAGGACCCGGTGGCGGTTCCGCCCGGCTGCGAGGCCCTGGACTTCGAGCTGGAGGTCGCCGCGATAATCGGCAGGGCCGGAAGCAACCTTGCCCCCGAGGAGGCAAGAGGGCACATCGCGGGCTACACGATCTTGAACGACTGGTCCGCCCGCGACCTCCAGCGCCACGAGATGCAGATCGGCCTGGGGCCGGCCAAGGGCAAGGACTTCGCCAACACCCTGGGGCCCTGGATCGTGACCTCGGACGAGCTCGAGCCCTACCGCCGCGACGGCCGCCTGCACCTCGAGATGGAGGTCTTCGTGAACGGCGAGAAGCTCGGCGACGACACCCTGGCCAACATGGCGTGGTCGTTCGAGGAGCTGGTCGCCTACGCCTCGCGCGGCACCTGGGTCAGGCCGGGCGATGTCTTGGGCTCCGGGACCTGCGGCTCCGGATGTCTCGCCGAGCTGTGGGGGAGGGTCGGAAGGCAAGAGCCCCCGCTGCTCGAGCCTGGTGACGTGGTGAGGATGACGGTCGAGGGGATCGGGACCATCGAGAACCGGGTGGTCGAAGGCGTCTCCCCCGTGCCCATACCCCGCGCGAGGCCCGCCGCCTTCAGGAGGATGCGGTCGTGGGGCGCGTAG
- a CDS encoding cytochrome P450 — translation MDRGEIDEREAISLMSACLVAGMDTTVNAISSAIWLLALNPDQWAALRADLSLAQNAFEETVRLESPVQNFFRGLTREVEFGGIRLRRGDRVMMLLGSANRDPRRWGEDADGFDITRDTTGHVGFGGGTHRCAGMFLARLEGAAILSSLARRVASIELAGEPVRRLNHTIRGLESLPIAVEPSRV, via the coding sequence GTGGACAGGGGGGAGATCGACGAGAGGGAGGCGATCTCGCTGATGAGCGCCTGCCTGGTCGCCGGCATGGACACCACGGTGAACGCTATCTCCAGCGCGATCTGGCTCCTCGCTCTGAACCCGGACCAGTGGGCTGCGCTGCGCGCCGACCTCTCGCTGGCCCAGAACGCCTTCGAGGAGACGGTCCGGCTGGAGTCTCCGGTGCAGAACTTCTTCCGCGGGCTCACACGCGAGGTGGAGTTCGGCGGGATCCGGCTCCGGCGGGGCGACCGGGTGATGATGCTGCTCGGCTCGGCCAACCGCGATCCGCGCCGGTGGGGGGAAGACGCCGATGGGTTCGACATAACCCGCGACACGACCGGCCACGTCGGCTTCGGCGGCGGGACGCACCGCTGCGCGGGCATGTTCCTGGCGCGCTTGGAAGGAGCGGCCATCCTCTCCTCACTGGCGCGCCGGGTAGCTTCCATAGAGCTCGCCGGAGAGCCCGTCAGGCGCCTGAACCACACCATACGAGGGCTCGAGAGCCTGCCGATTGCCGTCGAGCCGTCCCGTGTGTAG
- a CDS encoding amidohydrolase family protein — protein sequence MMAGRTPTVDVHAHAVVPAAFDLVASEPGFRLEREADLANFGAETMRNQRAVLEEIGPLLTSLDRRLEQMDRMGIDVQLVSPSPAHYHTWAGPKLARSLARTVNEGIAVLCASRPDRLVGLGLAPIQHPDVAEEALVCAVLDLGLEGVEITTAAPGRELGDEAYEGFWARAEELGALVFIHPWGCTLGERLSRHYLANIVGNPVETTVALSHIIFSGLLDRHPDLRVLVAHGGGYLPFYTGRSDHGWRVRPEVRTPREPPSSYLRRIYFDSLVYEPEALEHLVRKVGAERVLLGSDFPFDMGSEDPLGHVRSAPGLSPGERAAICGGNAARLLRLTWCG from the coding sequence ATGATGGCCGGCCGAACGCCGACCGTGGACGTGCACGCCCACGCCGTCGTGCCGGCGGCCTTCGACCTCGTCGCCTCGGAACCGGGCTTCCGTCTCGAGCGCGAGGCCGATCTTGCGAATTTCGGAGCCGAGACGATGAGGAATCAGCGGGCGGTGCTCGAAGAGATCGGCCCGCTGCTCACCAGCCTCGACCGGCGGCTGGAGCAGATGGACCGGATGGGCATCGACGTCCAGCTCGTGAGCCCCTCGCCGGCCCACTACCACACCTGGGCCGGGCCGAAGCTCGCGCGCAGCCTCGCCCGCACCGTAAACGAGGGCATAGCGGTTCTTTGCGCGTCCCGTCCCGACCGTCTGGTCGGGCTCGGGCTCGCCCCGATCCAGCACCCCGATGTGGCGGAGGAGGCGCTGGTGTGCGCCGTCCTCGACCTCGGGCTCGAGGGCGTCGAGATAACGACCGCCGCACCCGGCCGAGAACTCGGCGACGAGGCGTACGAGGGCTTCTGGGCTCGGGCCGAGGAGCTGGGAGCGCTGGTCTTTATCCACCCTTGGGGCTGCACGCTCGGGGAGCGGTTGAGCCGCCACTATCTGGCCAACATCGTCGGCAACCCGGTCGAGACGACCGTGGCCCTCTCGCACATCATCTTCTCCGGTCTTCTGGACCGGCACCCGGATCTCAGGGTCCTCGTGGCTCATGGGGGAGGCTACCTGCCCTTCTACACCGGCCGTTCCGACCACGGCTGGAGGGTGAGGCCCGAAGTGCGCACGCCCAGGGAGCCGCCGAGCAGCTACCTGAGGAGAATCTACTTCGACTCGCTCGTCTACGAGCCCGAGGCGCTCGAGCACCTGGTGCGGAAGGTCGGCGCCGAGCGCGTGCTGCTCGGCAGCGACTTCCCCTTCGATATGGGGTCCGAGGACCCTCTCGGACACGTCCGTTCCGCGCCTGGTCTCAGCCCGGGCGAGCGGGCGGCGATCTGCGGCGGGAACGCCGCGCGCCTGCTGCGGCTGACCTGGTGCGGGTAG
- a CDS encoding fumarylacetoacetate hydrolase family protein, protein MRSEDSPRGWFALGTFEHGGLAFPGLVLEGGRVVDLSRTEVPGASVASFRSVRQILEGWEANRAALAAFARHGAADAHDLADLRVLPPVEPVQILQSGANYHRHVVDLIVAEARAGNPRMTPEEEAEVRRAGERLMDERAERGEPYLFLGSPTALCGPYDDVVLPAEGDQHDWELEFAAVIGRSGRHVPPERALDLVAGYTIANDITTRDLVYRPDLKAIGTDWLRSKNAPTFLPTGPYIVPKEFVGDTSGLRITLRLNGETMQDESASDMIFDVARLVSYASSRVLLRPGDLILTGSPAGNGSYWGRFLGEGDVMEGTVTGLGYQRNRCVRERLPEAAPGRVPDGSAT, encoded by the coding sequence GTGAGATCAGAGGATTCCCCGAGGGGCTGGTTCGCGCTCGGGACCTTCGAGCACGGAGGGCTCGCCTTCCCGGGCCTCGTGCTCGAGGGCGGGCGGGTGGTCGACCTCTCCAGGACGGAGGTCCCCGGTGCTAGCGTGGCGAGCTTCCGCTCGGTTCGCCAGATCCTCGAGGGCTGGGAGGCGAACCGTGCGGCGCTGGCCGCCTTCGCGAGGCATGGAGCGGCAGACGCCCACGACCTCGCCGATCTGCGGGTCCTGCCGCCCGTCGAGCCGGTCCAGATCCTGCAGAGCGGGGCCAACTACCACAGGCACGTCGTGGATCTCATCGTCGCCGAGGCGCGGGCCGGGAACCCCCGGATGACACCCGAGGAGGAGGCGGAGGTGCGCCGGGCCGGCGAGAGGCTCATGGACGAGCGCGCAGAGCGCGGAGAGCCCTACCTCTTTCTCGGTTCCCCGACCGCCCTGTGTGGCCCCTACGACGATGTGGTGCTCCCCGCGGAGGGCGATCAGCACGACTGGGAGCTCGAGTTCGCGGCTGTCATCGGCAGGAGCGGGCGTCACGTGCCCCCCGAGCGTGCTCTCGACCTCGTCGCCGGGTATACGATCGCGAACGACATCACCACCCGCGATCTCGTCTACCGTCCGGACCTCAAGGCTATCGGCACCGACTGGCTGCGCTCCAAGAACGCGCCTACTTTCCTTCCGACCGGTCCCTACATCGTCCCCAAGGAGTTCGTCGGCGACACCAGCGGCCTGCGCATCACGCTCAGGCTCAACGGCGAGACCATGCAGGACGAGTCTGCCTCGGACATGATCTTCGACGTAGCGCGCCTCGTCTCCTACGCATCATCCCGGGTCTTGCTCCGGCCGGGAGACCTGATCCTCACCGGCTCTCCCGCGGGCAACGGCTCTTACTGGGGACGTTTTCTCGGGGAGGGTGACGTCATGGAGGGGACCGTCACCGGCCTCGGGTATCAGCGGAACCGCTGCGTCAGGGAACGGCTACCGGAGGCGGCGCCCGGTCGAGTTCCCGATGGGTCGGCGACATGA